One genomic segment of Leptospira neocaledonica includes these proteins:
- a CDS encoding leucine-rich repeat domain-containing protein, giving the protein MRTIQKVGIAYLILGAAFIISDCRRPASEILNEAAKNPNSVEKLDLGLGKLGTVPPALFNFPNLKWLDLRMNELTSLPENTGSWSNLEHLNIYGNDIEKLPASISKLSKLRFFFAGNNDLEGIPSELTGTPIEAIYLDSNKIELKESDIDILMGFPKLEVLDLARNRKIAAFPKNFGFLASHPKLRLLILKETGLKPSQIESARKLLPKVKIEF; this is encoded by the coding sequence ATGAGAACCATCCAGAAGGTCGGTATCGCCTATTTAATCCTTGGTGCTGCATTTATTATTTCAGATTGCAGACGCCCTGCTTCTGAAATTTTAAACGAAGCCGCAAAAAATCCGAACTCAGTCGAAAAATTGGATTTGGGTCTGGGCAAACTAGGAACAGTTCCTCCCGCACTATTCAATTTTCCGAACCTGAAATGGCTGGATTTAAGAATGAACGAACTTACTTCTCTTCCTGAAAATACTGGGAGCTGGAGTAATTTAGAACATTTGAATATATATGGAAACGATATAGAAAAACTCCCCGCCTCCATTTCTAAACTTTCGAAACTCAGATTTTTTTTCGCGGGAAATAACGACTTAGAAGGAATTCCTTCCGAGCTGACCGGAACTCCTATCGAAGCAATCTACTTAGATTCGAATAAGATAGAACTCAAAGAATCCGATATAGACATCCTAATGGGATTTCCGAAACTAGAGGTTTTGGACCTGGCGAGAAATAGAAAAATCGCGGCATTTCCTAAAAACTTTGGATTTCTGGCAAGTCATCCCAAATTAAGACTGCTGATCCTCAAAGAAACGGGATTAAAACCCTCTCAGATAGAATCTGCAAGAAAACTTCTCCCAAAAGTGAAGATAGAATTTTAA
- the ileS gene encoding isoleucine--tRNA ligase, whose amino-acid sequence MKEEDKKNPYSNTVILPRTDFPMKAGLSTREPDQIKTWQSEKILRKMQEKRKDRPQFILHDGPPYANGNFHTGHALNKILKDMIVKSKFFAGYQTDMIPGWDCHGLPIEVQVLKNLGKKAKEIGPEELRKLCREYAEQWVQKQGQDLSRFLCFWEEGKIYKTMSPDFEAKIVEVFGDLFEKGYVYRGKKPVYWCIELATAHAEAEIEYYPHKSPSIYVKFPIKGQPGKFCLIWTTTPWTLPANLAISFNPKFAYSFYTTPNGEELLIADGLKEAVEKAAEVQLTKKESVSQDTLSKMLFRHPFLDQDSIPLFGEHVTLDAGTGAVHTAPGHGQDDYKIGLAAGLEPYSPVDDYGRYTDEFPMMKGIKVWDANPKIVELLREKNLLLHYSEFEHSYPHSWRSKKPLIFRATPQWFFQMDYQQLREKSLEAIDKVSWIPNWGITRIRSMVETRPDWCLSRQRNWGVPIPAFTCENCNETHLDAKSVKFFTDLVRTKGIEIWYSEPADSLLPPGTKCSKCGSSSFRKGKDILDVWFDSGVSNFAVLKERGNEPPADLYLEGSDQHRGWFQSSLWPSMALRGIAPYKSVLTHGYVLDEQGRAMSKSLGNGIDPTTDIINVYGADILRLWVSSQDFRDDVRVGKEGLKIIADNYRKIRNTFRYLLGNLAGHSTGQSLNVSDLEEVDKYYLSKLAQLSEELKNHYENYQFHQVYQKLLLFCTVTLSQDYFEMIRDRMYCDRRDSKTRRSSCTALQIVLETLCVFSAPILSFTTEEVWKENGKKESIFTEEFPDLSSLRNKELEAKFEEALAARETVHKSLELARQAGKLGKSLEAAVEISSKAENKLQKDFSLDILELIFTVSQVGFEKSDREQLSEYSDEHFSVRILKPKEEECPRCWRHPAEERHNGLCKRCAAAV is encoded by the coding sequence ATGAAAGAAGAAGATAAGAAGAATCCATATTCAAATACCGTAATATTACCTCGAACGGATTTCCCTATGAAGGCAGGGCTTTCCACGAGAGAGCCTGACCAGATCAAAACCTGGCAGTCCGAAAAAATACTGCGCAAGATGCAGGAAAAAAGAAAGGATCGTCCTCAGTTCATTCTTCATGACGGGCCTCCTTATGCAAACGGGAACTTTCATACTGGCCATGCACTTAACAAAATCCTAAAGGACATGATAGTTAAGTCCAAATTTTTTGCAGGCTACCAAACTGATATGATTCCTGGCTGGGACTGCCATGGTCTTCCTATCGAAGTGCAGGTACTCAAGAACTTAGGTAAAAAAGCAAAAGAGATCGGCCCGGAAGAATTAAGAAAACTTTGTAGAGAATACGCGGAACAATGGGTTCAAAAGCAAGGACAAGACCTTTCTAGATTCTTATGTTTTTGGGAAGAAGGTAAGATCTATAAAACGATGAGCCCCGATTTCGAGGCAAAAATTGTAGAAGTTTTCGGAGATCTATTCGAAAAAGGGTATGTATACAGAGGTAAAAAACCGGTTTACTGGTGTATAGAACTTGCGACTGCCCATGCGGAAGCGGAGATAGAATATTATCCTCATAAGTCTCCGTCTATCTACGTAAAATTTCCGATCAAAGGGCAGCCCGGAAAATTCTGCCTGATCTGGACAACTACTCCTTGGACTCTTCCTGCAAACTTAGCGATTAGTTTCAATCCTAAGTTCGCATATTCATTTTATACAACTCCTAACGGAGAAGAATTACTCATTGCAGACGGACTAAAAGAAGCTGTAGAAAAAGCTGCTGAAGTCCAACTCACCAAGAAAGAATCGGTTTCCCAAGATACTCTTTCTAAAATGTTATTTCGTCATCCTTTCTTAGATCAGGATTCTATTCCTCTCTTCGGAGAACATGTGACTTTGGATGCAGGAACAGGAGCAGTCCATACTGCCCCAGGTCATGGACAAGACGACTATAAGATCGGATTAGCTGCAGGTTTAGAACCTTATTCTCCCGTAGACGATTACGGTAGATATACGGACGAATTCCCGATGATGAAAGGGATCAAAGTTTGGGATGCAAATCCTAAGATCGTAGAATTACTTCGTGAAAAAAATCTACTCCTTCATTATTCTGAATTCGAGCATAGTTATCCTCATAGCTGGAGAAGTAAGAAACCTTTAATCTTTCGCGCTACGCCGCAATGGTTTTTCCAAATGGATTACCAACAGCTCAGGGAAAAATCCTTAGAGGCCATCGACAAAGTAAGTTGGATCCCGAACTGGGGAATCACAAGGATCCGCTCCATGGTGGAGACTAGACCGGACTGGTGTCTTTCTAGACAGAGAAACTGGGGAGTTCCCATCCCGGCGTTCACTTGCGAAAATTGTAATGAAACTCATCTAGATGCAAAATCCGTAAAGTTCTTCACCGACCTTGTAAGAACAAAAGGGATAGAAATCTGGTATAGTGAGCCTGCGGATTCACTTCTTCCTCCTGGGACAAAATGTTCCAAATGCGGATCTTCTTCTTTCAGAAAGGGAAAGGACATCTTGGACGTTTGGTTCGATTCCGGAGTCTCCAACTTTGCGGTATTAAAAGAAAGAGGCAACGAACCTCCCGCAGATCTATATCTGGAAGGTTCCGATCAACATAGAGGTTGGTTCCAATCTAGCCTCTGGCCTTCCATGGCATTACGCGGGATCGCTCCTTACAAATCGGTTCTAACTCATGGATATGTTTTGGATGAACAAGGAAGAGCCATGTCCAAGTCTTTGGGCAACGGAATAGATCCTACCACCGATATCATCAATGTATACGGAGCGGATATACTCAGACTTTGGGTGAGCTCCCAGGACTTCAGAGACGATGTAAGAGTCGGAAAAGAAGGACTCAAAATCATTGCCGATAATTATAGAAAGATCAGAAACACATTCAGATATCTTTTAGGAAATTTGGCAGGACATTCCACAGGCCAAAGTTTAAACGTTTCCGATCTGGAAGAAGTGGATAAATATTATCTATCCAAACTGGCACAACTCTCGGAAGAACTGAAAAACCATTACGAGAATTATCAATTCCACCAAGTATATCAAAAACTTCTGCTATTCTGCACAGTTACACTTTCCCAAGATTATTTCGAGATGATCCGAGACAGAATGTACTGCGATCGTAGAGATTCCAAAACCAGAAGATCTTCTTGTACTGCACTTCAAATCGTATTAGAAACTCTTTGTGTATTCTCCGCCCCAATTTTAAGTTTCACCACCGAAGAAGTTTGGAAAGAGAACGGCAAAAAAGAATCTATATTTACGGAAGAATTCCCGGATCTTTCTTCTTTGAGAAACAAGGAACTAGAAGCCAAGTTCGAAGAAGCATTGGCGGCAAGGGAAACGGTTCACAAATCCTTGGAGTTAGCAAGACAGGCCGGCAAATTAGGAAAATCTTTAGAAGCCGCAGTGGAAATTTCCTCCAAAGCGGAGAATAAACTTCAAAAAGATTTTTCTTTAGATATTCTGGAGTTGATCTTTACGGTTTCTCAAGTAGGTTTCGAAAAATCGGATAGAGAACAACTGTCCGAATATTCCGACGAACATTTTTCAGTTCGAATATTAAAACCGAAGGAAGAAGAGTGTCCCCGCTGTTGGAGACACCCGGCAGAAGAAAGACATAATGGTCTTTGTAAACGTTGTGCAGCGGCCGTCTAA
- a CDS encoding DUF1003 domain-containing protein: MDPEYCCLNPSTTDPKDLISFEYINPEVLDLIKKDPRFQEGSQMISLGELNLATMKYIQGMIQKETSELSSLEEEVKNSLENQELISEDLNQTFQSGLTFGQKVADKVADFGGSWTFILLFGLSMTIWIGINAFFSLWKFDPYPFILLNLILSTLAAIQAPIIMMSQNRQEAKDRARSEMDYKINLKAELEIRHLHEKIDHILKNQWRRLTEIQQIQMQMMQILGNRK; this comes from the coding sequence ATGGATCCGGAATATTGCTGTTTAAACCCTTCTACCACGGATCCTAAAGACTTAATTTCTTTCGAATATATTAATCCTGAAGTTTTGGATCTGATCAAAAAAGACCCGAGATTTCAGGAGGGTAGCCAAATGATTTCCTTAGGAGAATTGAACCTGGCTACTATGAAATATATCCAGGGCATGATCCAAAAGGAAACTTCTGAGCTGAGTTCCTTGGAAGAAGAAGTAAAAAACAGCCTGGAAAATCAGGAGCTGATCTCGGAGGATCTCAATCAAACTTTTCAGTCGGGATTGACATTCGGGCAAAAGGTTGCGGATAAGGTCGCCGACTTCGGTGGAAGTTGGACGTTTATACTTTTATTCGGATTATCCATGACCATTTGGATAGGGATCAATGCGTTCTTTTCACTATGGAAATTCGATCCTTATCCATTCATTTTATTAAATTTAATCTTATCTACTTTAGCTGCTATCCAGGCACCTATCATCATGATGAGCCAGAACAGGCAAGAAGCAAAGGATAGAGCCCGCTCCGAGATGGATTATAAGATCAATCTAAAGGCGGAATTGGAGATCCGACATCTGCATGAAAAGATAGATCATATTCTCAAAAACCAATGGAGAAGGTTGACTGAGATCCAGCAAATCCAGATGCAGATGATGCAAATATTAGGAAATCGTAAATAA
- a CDS encoding LA_1326/LA_4305 family lipoprotein, whose translation MNFSLLDLMKGKALRTSLILFLAFSFSGCYPYFFKDRMFRSEGMGFFTIDVSDLSDFDKTSKNEYKLEHPIQLDQAKIKDYFGNLRYSKRSSVGYFSDFVFSDHELDLLARDLPYTLKNLPEDKLLLIISKYDDTQSVISFDEVTSCLLWAGEGKINLLFGRIKRELVDRDAALDFSRWTRIEKIKLAHGFDGTEISEGENVDFGQIDGLPLRKWVVFDLKNPSKYKFTPRKQYQPVKLTDENDRP comes from the coding sequence ATGAATTTTTCACTTTTAGATCTTATGAAGGGAAAAGCTCTCCGTACTTCCCTAATCCTTTTTTTAGCATTTAGTTTCTCCGGATGTTATCCTTATTTTTTCAAGGATCGAATGTTCCGTTCAGAAGGGATGGGATTTTTCACCATAGACGTTTCTGATCTATCCGATTTTGATAAAACTTCTAAGAACGAATATAAATTGGAACATCCGATCCAATTGGATCAGGCCAAAATTAAAGACTATTTTGGAAATTTAAGATATTCTAAACGTTCTTCCGTAGGTTACTTTTCGGATTTCGTTTTTTCCGACCATGAATTGGACCTACTCGCAAGGGATCTTCCTTATACTCTCAAAAATCTCCCGGAGGATAAACTTCTTCTTATCATTTCCAAGTACGATGATACACAATCGGTAATTTCTTTTGACGAGGTTACCAGTTGTCTTCTTTGGGCAGGAGAAGGTAAGATCAATCTTCTATTCGGTCGTATTAAACGTGAGCTTGTGGATAGGGATGCCGCCCTGGATTTTAGCCGTTGGACCCGGATCGAAAAGATCAAATTGGCTCACGGTTTTGACGGAACTGAGATTTCAGAAGGAGAGAACGTGGACTTTGGGCAGATTGACGGACTTCCATTGCGCAAATGGGTCGTGTTCGATTTGAAAAACCCGAGCAAATACAAGTTCACTCCTAGAAAGCAGTACCAACCTGTTAAACTTACCGACGAGAATGATAGACCTTGA
- a CDS encoding STAS domain-containing protein, translated as MILKSLARENHLVLSVQEDILMDNSRDFYLEFEESVREGYPPVVSFHLGLVKFIDSSGIGIIIKVRNQIRDHKGTVNIFGLNKSLHSVFRLSGLDRIVNLYTIEEFLEKYPDFREFLTVE; from the coding sequence ATGATTCTTAAAAGTCTCGCCCGAGAAAATCACCTGGTACTTTCAGTCCAGGAGGATATCTTGATGGATAATTCCCGGGACTTTTACCTCGAGTTTGAGGAGAGTGTTCGGGAGGGATATCCCCCTGTGGTTAGCTTTCATTTGGGCCTCGTAAAGTTTATCGACTCTTCTGGGATAGGCATTATAATCAAAGTCCGAAATCAGATCCGGGACCATAAGGGAACAGTGAATATATTCGGGCTAAATAAGTCCCTTCATTCCGTTTTTAGGCTTTCCGGTCTAGATAGAATTGTAAATCTGTACACCATCGAAGAATTTCTGGAGAAATACCCCGACTTTCGGGAATTTCTGACGGTAGAATGA
- a CDS encoding amidohydrolase: MTSVKITLFQKDLSQPVSPEQRAKLSKEKSDFLILPLYFPGGGNGSPESLASRAKTFLDEIYAISEVYKGAIFGGGMFRRDDEGQLRFSIPIIQNIVLVDWYDVKGLSSEDSPAIPGSGEDSLILGGFRFGIFAGKEIQDKSKLEKLKSDRINLAFHLDSVSDNGTNYSQDLKNYADLSSQYGMFLVRSSGYGIPFGKKRIGRSLLSTPTGVTWKVAETEQEKEIIKTVNINGINGLF, from the coding sequence GTGACCTCAGTAAAAATTACCCTTTTCCAAAAGGATCTATCCCAACCGGTTTCTCCTGAACAAAGAGCCAAACTTTCTAAGGAAAAATCGGATTTCCTCATTCTTCCATTATACTTTCCGGGAGGAGGAAACGGTTCTCCTGAATCCTTAGCTTCTCGTGCGAAAACTTTTTTAGACGAGATCTATGCAATCTCAGAAGTTTATAAAGGAGCAATCTTTGGCGGAGGAATGTTCAGAAGAGACGACGAAGGTCAGTTAAGATTCTCCATTCCGATCATACAAAACATAGTATTAGTGGATTGGTACGATGTAAAAGGATTATCCTCCGAAGATTCTCCTGCGATTCCGGGTTCGGGAGAAGATTCTCTCATTCTAGGAGGATTTCGTTTCGGGATCTTTGCAGGCAAAGAGATCCAAGATAAATCCAAACTGGAAAAATTAAAATCGGATAGGATCAATTTAGCGTTCCATCTGGATTCTGTTTCGGATAACGGTACGAACTATTCTCAAGACCTAAAAAATTACGCGGATCTTTCCTCTCAATACGGAATGTTTTTAGTGCGTAGTTCCGGTTACGGCATTCCTTTCGGCAAAAAAAGAATAGGAAGAAGTCTACTTTCCACTCCAACTGGAGTCACTTGGAAAGTAGCGGAAACCGAACAGGAAAAAGAGATTATCAAAACAGTTAATATAAACGGGATTAACGGATTATTCTGA
- a CDS encoding WG repeat-containing protein: MEGVYNLKERKFQIPPTYDEIRSAEEGLFIVRKDRKTFYINENNESVFPLTFNSARNFSEGLATVGRDDKYAYIDRKGNLITDFIFEAAGDFHEGLALVCLNGKYGYIDRKGNLQIPAQFDREDYFYNGRTVVLQNGKKYLIDTSGEKISSGYDNIDKYNEFLILAFKNNSAPVALLDWNGKNILHTNISYVRNQADGNIIVETEKRNPNFILNAKGEILFTTKNPLHQVQYDNGYFISKIPEYPDQEPDNSSNKNYLINIKDKSQKTIPAGEIEYFREGIFLVHENDKKYYMNVLLEKIPATSSIKTFSQFNNGLASVEIDQKYGMIDKSGAFVIPPIFDKIGENIDGKYIVVKDKQSGLLDLESCLR, from the coding sequence TTGGAAGGAGTTTATAATCTTAAAGAGAGAAAATTTCAAATACCGCCTACTTATGATGAAATCCGTTCGGCTGAAGAAGGTTTATTCATAGTAAGAAAGGATAGAAAAACTTTTTATATAAACGAAAATAATGAGTCCGTTTTCCCCCTAACTTTCAACTCCGCAAGAAATTTTTCCGAGGGGTTGGCTACTGTCGGAAGAGACGATAAATATGCTTATATAGATAGAAAAGGAAATCTTATAACAGACTTCATTTTTGAAGCTGCTGGTGATTTTCATGAGGGCTTAGCTTTAGTTTGCTTAAATGGTAAATACGGATATATTGATCGAAAAGGAAATCTACAAATTCCAGCTCAATTTGATAGAGAAGATTATTTCTACAATGGCAGAACCGTCGTATTACAGAACGGAAAAAAATATTTAATTGATACCTCCGGAGAAAAAATAAGTTCGGGTTACGACAACATAGACAAATACAATGAATTTTTAATATTAGCCTTCAAGAATAATTCCGCTCCTGTCGCTTTATTAGACTGGAATGGAAAAAATATACTCCACACAAATATATCATATGTTCGGAATCAAGCTGACGGAAATATTATAGTGGAAACTGAAAAAAGAAATCCTAATTTCATCCTTAACGCGAAGGGAGAAATACTGTTCACGACTAAAAATCCTCTACACCAAGTACAATACGATAACGGCTATTTTATCTCGAAAATTCCTGAGTACCCAGATCAAGAACCAGACAATTCTTCTAACAAAAATTATCTGATCAATATTAAAGATAAATCTCAAAAGACAATTCCTGCTGGCGAAATAGAATATTTTAGGGAAGGTATCTTTCTAGTTCATGAAAATGACAAAAAATATTATATGAATGTTCTTTTAGAAAAAATCCCAGCGACTTCATCAATCAAAACCTTTTCTCAATTTAATAATGGACTAGCTTCCGTCGAAATCGACCAAAAATACGGAATGATAGATAAATCAGGTGCATTTGTAATTCCGCCAATTTTCGATAAGATTGGCGAAAATATCGATGGAAAATATATAGTCGTTAAAGATAAACAATCCGGACTTTTAGATTTAGAGTCCTGTTTGAGATAA
- a CDS encoding WG repeat-containing protein: MTEKNSELLSWVRSGKFKIFAAFFAVLVCLWIFFNVYGRSSNHACTTQFEPKADYQGELNYITLVPSNSKIPGIKLLGENLSFARFGPEQPAYLAFTRKFKSGLATLDGDILISKGYENFSIYPNVIVAYDRIAGDEGYGYYDIYDIAGKRIGNETYDKYTYFEAEPESLAVCKRDSWGCTWGILDLKEKKIKIPISYSGIFSYSEGILLVSSSPNNQYGFHKYHFINDKEEPLSPLSFDGFTSGFSEGHAAVEIGMKFTYIDKKGQLLSDFIYETGRKFSDGLGLVKLNGKYGFIDHEGKVKIPFQYEQAWPFSDGFAKVYRDKKPYIIDTSGKEIFQGTGIDKINNFLYEAYNSSGKKSSYIYVLNANFKPIRPFAFDRVSEQKDGNIILASLKEGTSQIISPKGEILFSSKDSLHDSFYDNGYLILKRSGSNEKNDDGKYYLINIASKTEKELPYQNIRIFTSGVFIAKEGEKEIYVDTEGNRISGNFTADELQPFVNGIAIVMVNGKYGFIDKSGNSITPPIFEAIEKPIEENKYLVSYGKKTGLLNLTSCLPQN, encoded by the coding sequence ATGACAGAAAAAAATTCTGAACTTTTAAGCTGGGTCCGGTCCGGGAAATTCAAAATCTTCGCTGCATTTTTTGCAGTTTTAGTTTGTCTTTGGATTTTTTTCAATGTTTATGGCAGAAGTTCCAACCATGCATGTACAACACAATTTGAACCGAAGGCCGATTATCAAGGGGAACTAAATTATATAACTCTGGTCCCATCCAATTCTAAAATTCCTGGTATAAAATTACTCGGTGAAAATTTGAGTTTTGCAAGATTTGGACCGGAGCAGCCAGCATATCTGGCATTTACGAGGAAATTCAAGAGTGGGTTAGCAACTCTCGACGGAGATATCCTTATCTCCAAAGGATATGAGAACTTCTCTATCTATCCTAACGTAATTGTCGCGTACGATAGAATCGCGGGAGACGAAGGATACGGTTATTACGATATCTACGATATAGCGGGTAAACGGATAGGAAATGAAACCTACGACAAATATACTTATTTCGAAGCGGAACCTGAATCTTTGGCGGTATGTAAGAGGGACAGCTGGGGGTGTACCTGGGGTATATTAGATCTAAAAGAGAAAAAAATCAAAATCCCGATCTCCTACAGCGGTATATTTTCCTACTCGGAAGGTATACTCTTAGTAAGTAGTTCGCCAAATAACCAATACGGTTTTCATAAATATCATTTTATCAACGACAAAGAAGAACCTTTATCCCCTCTTTCATTCGACGGTTTCACTTCCGGTTTTTCGGAAGGCCACGCCGCAGTGGAAATAGGTATGAAATTCACTTACATAGACAAAAAAGGGCAGCTGCTCTCAGACTTTATATATGAAACTGGAAGAAAATTTTCAGACGGTTTAGGTCTGGTAAAACTAAACGGCAAATACGGCTTTATTGATCATGAAGGAAAAGTGAAGATCCCATTCCAATATGAACAAGCTTGGCCGTTTTCCGATGGTTTTGCGAAGGTGTACCGGGATAAAAAGCCCTACATAATAGATACTTCTGGAAAAGAAATATTCCAGGGGACGGGAATAGACAAAATCAATAATTTCTTATATGAAGCTTATAATAGCAGCGGTAAAAAATCTTCTTATATATACGTATTGAATGCTAATTTCAAACCGATTCGACCGTTCGCCTTCGATCGTGTCTCCGAACAAAAGGATGGGAATATCATCTTAGCAAGCTTAAAAGAAGGCACTAGTCAAATCATTAGCCCGAAAGGTGAAATATTATTCAGCTCGAAAGATTCCCTCCATGATTCCTTTTACGACAACGGATATTTGATCTTAAAGAGGTCGGGATCCAATGAGAAAAATGATGATGGTAAATACTATCTAATCAACATCGCAAGTAAAACGGAAAAGGAACTCCCTTATCAAAACATTAGGATTTTTACATCCGGAGTTTTTATAGCAAAAGAGGGGGAAAAGGAAATCTATGTAGATACCGAAGGAAATCGGATTTCAGGAAATTTCACTGCAGATGAGTTACAACCTTTCGTAAACGGTATCGCTATTGTGATGGTAAATGGAAAATACGGATTTATAGACAAATCCGGAAATTCTATCACTCCTCCGATTTTCGAAGCCATAGAAAAACCAATCGAAGAAAATAAGTATCTAGTATCATACGGAAAGAAAACCGGATTATTGAACTTAACATCTTGTTTGCCTCAAAATTAA
- a CDS encoding DUF485 domain-containing protein, producing the protein MKIKAHQLIESIEFKKLVRTRWTVSFVLLFFLFLNYYGFILIIALKKEWITQKMGTGNYGLYAGASVILFSWLLTFIYVFWANSYYDREVEVLKSKLESENK; encoded by the coding sequence ATGAAGATAAAAGCTCATCAATTGATAGAATCCATCGAGTTTAAAAAATTAGTTCGAACTAGATGGACAGTTAGTTTCGTTTTACTGTTTTTCCTATTCCTAAACTATTATGGATTTATACTGATCATTGCCTTAAAAAAGGAATGGATCACTCAAAAAATGGGTACCGGCAACTACGGGTTATATGCAGGCGCATCAGTGATCTTGTTTTCTTGGTTACTCACATTCATATACGTTTTTTGGGCCAACAGTTATTACGACCGAGAAGTAGAAGTATTAAAATCTAAATTAGAATCGGAGAATAAATAA
- a CDS encoding sodium:solute symporter family transporter, which yields MESSLGQPNFISVLFFVIFVVLTLGITYWAAKKTKTSSEFYAAGRSITGFQNGLALSGDFMSAASFLGISGMVALKGYDGIIYAVGWLVGWPALMFLLAEPLRNLGKYTFADVLAFRLKQKPIRIVASIGGILVTITYSIAQIVGSGKLINLMFGLPYELAVVIVGGVMLLYVLFGGMIATTWVQIIKACLLLFGVTLLVILSLAQFGFSLENLFSEVETKFGRAALEPGGFAASPIDSISLGLALMFGLLGLPHILMRFYTVPDAKEARKSVAYATTFIGYFYIIIPIVGFAAAVLIGREQIAGIDKGGNMAAALLAELLGGTPFLGFIAAVAFATILAVVAGLTLAAASTISHDLYFNVFTEGKATEKDQVSVAKKATVVFSIVSILLGILFKDQNVAFMVGLAFAIAASGNFPALFLSILWKNFSTVGGVFSILIGSVSATLFIIFSPTVWVDVFKFDQAIFPLKNPAIVSMSLAFVSAFIFSKLFPDETAAAKFESEKVRVYLGIGAE from the coding sequence ATGGAATCCTCTTTAGGCCAGCCGAATTTTATCTCAGTTCTATTCTTCGTTATATTCGTAGTTCTTACATTGGGAATTACTTATTGGGCTGCTAAAAAGACCAAAACTTCCAGTGAGTTTTATGCAGCTGGAAGATCGATTACAGGCTTTCAAAACGGTCTGGCTCTTTCAGGAGACTTCATGTCCGCGGCTTCCTTCTTGGGAATTTCAGGCATGGTAGCCTTGAAAGGTTACGATGGGATCATCTATGCAGTCGGCTGGCTTGTGGGTTGGCCCGCACTCATGTTCCTTTTAGCGGAACCATTACGTAATTTAGGAAAATACACTTTTGCAGACGTATTAGCTTTTCGTTTAAAACAAAAACCGATACGAATCGTTGCTTCTATCGGTGGAATCTTAGTAACAATTACCTACTCTATCGCTCAGATTGTCGGTTCCGGAAAGTTGATCAATCTTATGTTCGGCCTTCCCTATGAGCTGGCTGTTGTGATCGTGGGCGGGGTAATGCTTCTATATGTTTTGTTTGGAGGAATGATAGCAACCACTTGGGTCCAGATCATCAAAGCCTGTCTTTTACTTTTCGGTGTTACCCTACTTGTAATTTTATCCTTGGCTCAATTCGGTTTCAGCCTAGAAAATTTATTCTCCGAAGTAGAGACTAAATTTGGAAGAGCAGCTTTAGAACCGGGAGGATTTGCAGCGAGTCCGATTGATTCTATTTCCTTGGGACTTGCTTTAATGTTTGGTCTATTAGGATTGCCTCATATTCTAATGAGATTTTATACGGTGCCTGACGCGAAAGAAGCCAGAAAATCCGTTGCTTATGCCACGACCTTTATCGGATATTTTTATATCATCATTCCAATCGTGGGGTTTGCGGCTGCAGTCCTCATCGGAAGAGAACAGATCGCGGGTATAGACAAGGGTGGAAATATGGCAGCCGCACTTTTGGCCGAACTATTAGGGGGAACTCCCTTCTTAGGATTTATCGCGGCAGTCGCTTTTGCTACCATTCTTGCAGTGGTTGCAGGCCTAACATTAGCTGCCGCTTCTACCATCTCTCACGATCTTTATTTCAATGTATTCACAGAAGGTAAAGCAACCGAAAAGGACCAAGTCTCCGTTGCTAAAAAAGCAACCGTCGTCTTCAGTATAGTGAGCATTCTCCTTGGGATCTTATTCAAGGATCAGAATGTGGCTTTCATGGTAGGTTTGGCATTTGCGATCGCAGCCAGCGGAAATTTTCCGGCATTATTCTTATCCATTCTATGGAAGAATTTCAGCACGGTAGGCGGAGTGTTCTCCATTCTGATCGGTTCGGTCTCTGCGACTTTATTTATAATATTTAGCCCTACTGTTTGGGTGGATGTTTTCAAATTCGATCAGGCAATCTTCCCTTTAAAAAATCCTGCGATCGTTTCTATGTCTTTGGCGTTTGTTTCTGCATTTATTTTTTCTAAACTGTTTCCGGATGAAACTGCAGCTGCAAAATTCGAATCCGAAAAAGTTAGAGTTTATTTAGGAATAGGCGCGGAGTAA